Proteins from one Sarcophilus harrisii chromosome 2, mSarHar1.11, whole genome shotgun sequence genomic window:
- the MINAR1 gene encoding major intrinsically disordered Notch2-binding receptor 1 isoform X1 — protein METNQESSLFLVKILEELDTKQNTVSYQDLCKSLCARFDLSQLAKLRSVLFYTACLDPNFPATLFKDKMRCTVNNQQSKKIMVAADIVTIFNLIQMNGGAAKEKLPAARQKVRKNESFESCRSDTEICNVIDCVPPNCEPREREFSRGYSVRRSSKCRKMDCKDCQQFVPASEPNFLLGVNKETKSRAASLDRLQALASYSIANSQPCEMQSTYFPMNIENESISDQDSLPMNPGIKETFISNEEPFVVQSCVQKRNIFKEDFHNLITVSPSLVPPGKKTDDVLGEPQTRKETHKPAFFNHSFEMPYNSQYLNPVYSPIPDKRRAKHESLDDLQASTYFGPTTVLGAQEGKRWSGRPSKQTAWPAKSWSLNTEEVPDFERSFFNRNPTDEKPRYQSSSNPPSNFSVPDRHQTYLNPKDQQAIIPTSYAVKQNVHKPKEIPSPIDMEKHEPIKKFKDKSINCTTVQMSIDKTSSVGTQTDQHILELKKCKDLCSSNQSKYGERHSIKQSDEDSEIVSDDISDIFRFLDDMSICGSTGVIQSSCYNSTGSLSQLNKSDCDSSPEHNLAKIANGNTGNKIDKGVRSEKDTPEDELKTSVCKLVLRIGEIERKLESLSGVRDEISQVLGKLNRLDQKIQQPEKVSVQIDLNSLTSEVPSDDSTSPQIFHPHNGSHGSKLENSPDWCCSDASGSNSESLRVKALKKSLFTRRSSRSLTEENSATESKIASISNSPRDWRAITYTNEVGLNEEEIKDRGAAENKDWHRKSKEADRQYEIPQPHRIAKQPKDGFLVEQVFSPHPYPSSLKSHMKSNPIYTDMRLTEMAEVKRVQPSWTIEEYTRNSGEKGKLTALDLQTQESLNPNNLEYWMEDIYTPGYDSLLKRKEAEFRRAKVCKIAALITAAACTVILVIVVPICTMKS, from the exons ATGGAGACTAACCAGGAATCATCCCTCTTCTTGGTGAAGATTTTGGAGGAGCTAGACACCAAACAGAACACAGTTTCTTACCAGGAtctttgcaaatccttgtgtgCTCGATTTGATTTATCTCAGCTAGCCAAGTTGAGAAGTGTGCTGTTTTATACAGCTTGTCTCGATCCAAATTTTCCAGCAACTTtattcaaagacaaaatgagatgCACTGTGAACAATCAGCAATCAAAGAAAATCATGGTGGCTGCAGATATAGTAACAATATTCAACCTGATCCAAATGAATGGGGGTGCAGCAAAGGAAAAATTGCCTGCAGCACGACAGAAAGTTAGAAAGAATGAATCATTTGAATCATGCAGGTCTGACACTGAGATATGCAATGTGATAGACTGTGTGCCTCCTAATTGTGaaccaagagagagagaatttagccGAGGCTATTCAGTAAGACGATCCTCAAAGTGTAGGAAGATGGATTGCAAAGACTGCCAACAGTTTGTACCTGCTTCAGAGCCCAACTTTTTGCTGGGAGTCAATAAGGAGACAAAAAGCCGGGCAGCTTCACTTGACAGGCTGCAGGCCCTGGCATCCTACTCTATTGCAAATTCTCAACCATGTGAAATGCAGAGCACTTATTTTCCCATGAACATTGAGAATGAGTCTATATCAGATCAAGACTCTTTGCCCATGAACCCCGGGATCAAAGAAACCTTCATTTCCAATGAGGAGCCCTTTGTGGTCCAGTCCTGTGTgcaaaagagaaacatttttaaagaagattttCATAATCTGATCACAGTGTCACCAAGCTTAGTGCCCCCTGGCAAGAAAACAGATGATGTGCTGGGGGAGCCACAGACTAGAAAAGAAACTCATAAGCCAGCTTTCTTTAATCACAGCTTTGAAATGCCATACAATAGCCAATATTTAAATCCTGTTTACTCTCCTATACCTGACAAAAGAAGGGCAAAGCATGAGAGTTTGGATGATCTCCAAGCTTCTACATATTTTGGACCCACTACTGTACTAGGGGCCCAAGAAGGGAAGAGGTGGTCAGGGAGGCCAAGTAAGCAGACTGCCTGGCCAGCAAAGAGCTGGAGTTTAAACACTGAGGAGGTTCCTGACTTTGAAAGGTCTTTTTTCAATAGGAACCCAACTGATGAAAAACCTCGATATCAGAGTTCAAGCAACCCACCTTCTAATTTTTCAGTCCCAGACAGGCACCAGACATACCTAAATCCAAAAGATCAACAAGCAATTATCCCCACAAGCTATGCAGTGAAACAAAATGTTCACAAGCCTAAAGAGATTCCTTCTCCCATTGACATGGAGAAACATGAGCCGATCAAAAAGTTTAAAGACAAAAGCATTAATTGTACCACAGTTCAGATGAGCATTGACAAAACGAGCAGTGTGGGGACTCAAACTGACCAGCACATTCTGGAGCTCAAGAAATGTAAAGACCTGTGTTCCTCCAATCAGAGCAAGTATGGTGAAAGGCATTCAATCAAGCAGTCAGATGAGGATTCAGAAATTGTTAGTGATGATATCAGCGACATTTTTAGGTTTCTGGATGACATGAGCATCTGTGGTTCTACAGGAGTTATACAATCCTCTTGTTACAACAGCACTGGATCCTTATCTCAGCTGAATAAATCAGACTGTGACAGCTCACCTGAGCACAACCTGGCCAAAATTGCCAATGGAAATACTGGCAATAAGATAGACAAGGGAGTCCGATCTGAAAAGGATACTCCTGAAGATGAGTTGAAGACAAGTGTTTGCAAACTAGTGCTTAGGATTGGtgagatagaaagaaaactggaatcTCTGTCAGGGGTCCGAGATGAAATCTCTCAAGTTTTAGGCAAATTAAACAGATTGGATCAAAAGATACAACAGCCTGAGAAAGTCAGTGTACAAATTGATCTGAATTCCTTAACGAGTGAGGTTCCATCTGATGACAGTACCTCCCCTCAAATATTCCATCCCCATAATGGCTCACATGGAAGCAAGTTGGAAAACAGTCCAGATTGGTGTTGTTCTGATGCTAGTGGAAGTAACAGTGAAAGCCTTCGAGTCAAGGCCTTAAAAAAGAGTCTGTTTACCAGAAGGTCCTCAAGGTCACTGACTGAAGAGAATAGTGCTACTGAGTCCAAAATAGCAAGCATTTCCAATTCTCCCAGAGACTGGAGGGCAATTACTTATACCAATGAGGTTGGACTTAatgaagaagagataaaagacagAGGGGCTGCAGAAAATAAGGACTGGCACAGAAAATCAAAAGAG GCAGACAGACAATATGAAATTCCTCAGCCCCACCGAATAGCTAAGCAGCCGAAAGATGGTTTCTTGGTGGAACAAGTCTTCAGTCCTCACCCCTACCCTTCATCACTCAAATCACACATGAAAAGCAATCCAATCTACACTGACATGAGACTGACTGAAATGGCTGAAGTCAAGCGAGTCCAGCCTTCTTGGACCATAGAAGAATACACAAGGAACTCTGGGGAAAAGGGGAAGCTGACAGCTCTGGATCTCCAG ACTCAAGAATCTTTAAATCCAAATAATTTAGAATACTGGATGGAAGATATTTATACTCCAGGCTATGATTCATTGTTAAAACGTAAAGAGGCTGAGTTCCGAAGAGCAAAGGTGTGCAAGATTGCTGCCTTGATTACAGCAGCTGCTTGCACTGTCATCTTGGTCATTGTTGTGCCCATTTGTACAATGAAGTCATGA
- the MINAR1 gene encoding major intrinsically disordered Notch2-binding receptor 1 isoform X2 has translation METNQESSLFLVKILEELDTKQNTVSYQDLCKSLCARFDLSQLAKLRSVLFYTACLDPNFPATLFKDKMRCTVNNQQSKKIMVAADIVTIFNLIQMNGGAAKEKLPAARQKVRKNESFESCRSDTEICNVIDCVPPNCEPREREFSRGYSVRRSSKCRKMDCKDCQQFVPASEPNFLLGVNKETKSRAASLDRLQALASYSIANSQPCEMQSTYFPMNIENESISDQDSLPMNPGIKETFISNEEPFVVQSCVQKRNIFKEDFHNLITVSPSLVPPGKKTDDVLGEPQTRKETHKPAFFNHSFEMPYNSQYLNPVYSPIPDKRRAKHESLDDLQASTYFGPTTVLGAQEGKRWSGRPSKQTAWPAKSWSLNTEEVPDFERSFFNRNPTDEKPRYQSSSNPPSNFSVPDRHQTYLNPKDQQAIIPTSYAVKQNVHKPKEIPSPIDMEKHEPIKKFKDKSINCTTVQMSIDKTSSVGTQTDQHILELKKCKDLCSSNQSKYGERHSIKQSDEDSEIVSDDISDIFRFLDDMSICGSTGVIQSSCYNSTGSLSQLNKSDCDSSPEHNLAKIANGNTGNKIDKGVRSEKDTPEDELKTSVCKLVLRIGEIERKLESLSGVRDEISQVLGKLNRLDQKIQQPEKVSVQIDLNSLTSEVPSDDSTSPQIFHPHNGSHGSKLENSPDWCCSDASGSNSESLRVKALKKSLFTRRSSRSLTEENSATESKIASISNSPRDWRAITYTNEVGLNEEEIKDRGAAENKDWHRKSKEADRQYEIPQPHRIAKQPKDGFLVEQVFSPHPYPSSLKSHMKSNPIYTDMRLTEMAEVKRVQPSWTIEEYTRNSGEKGKLTALDLQEQRRSYALKVRDRPWSQRGFIHREVNECPCLVADTGMEATKARTGF, from the exons ATGGAGACTAACCAGGAATCATCCCTCTTCTTGGTGAAGATTTTGGAGGAGCTAGACACCAAACAGAACACAGTTTCTTACCAGGAtctttgcaaatccttgtgtgCTCGATTTGATTTATCTCAGCTAGCCAAGTTGAGAAGTGTGCTGTTTTATACAGCTTGTCTCGATCCAAATTTTCCAGCAACTTtattcaaagacaaaatgagatgCACTGTGAACAATCAGCAATCAAAGAAAATCATGGTGGCTGCAGATATAGTAACAATATTCAACCTGATCCAAATGAATGGGGGTGCAGCAAAGGAAAAATTGCCTGCAGCACGACAGAAAGTTAGAAAGAATGAATCATTTGAATCATGCAGGTCTGACACTGAGATATGCAATGTGATAGACTGTGTGCCTCCTAATTGTGaaccaagagagagagaatttagccGAGGCTATTCAGTAAGACGATCCTCAAAGTGTAGGAAGATGGATTGCAAAGACTGCCAACAGTTTGTACCTGCTTCAGAGCCCAACTTTTTGCTGGGAGTCAATAAGGAGACAAAAAGCCGGGCAGCTTCACTTGACAGGCTGCAGGCCCTGGCATCCTACTCTATTGCAAATTCTCAACCATGTGAAATGCAGAGCACTTATTTTCCCATGAACATTGAGAATGAGTCTATATCAGATCAAGACTCTTTGCCCATGAACCCCGGGATCAAAGAAACCTTCATTTCCAATGAGGAGCCCTTTGTGGTCCAGTCCTGTGTgcaaaagagaaacatttttaaagaagattttCATAATCTGATCACAGTGTCACCAAGCTTAGTGCCCCCTGGCAAGAAAACAGATGATGTGCTGGGGGAGCCACAGACTAGAAAAGAAACTCATAAGCCAGCTTTCTTTAATCACAGCTTTGAAATGCCATACAATAGCCAATATTTAAATCCTGTTTACTCTCCTATACCTGACAAAAGAAGGGCAAAGCATGAGAGTTTGGATGATCTCCAAGCTTCTACATATTTTGGACCCACTACTGTACTAGGGGCCCAAGAAGGGAAGAGGTGGTCAGGGAGGCCAAGTAAGCAGACTGCCTGGCCAGCAAAGAGCTGGAGTTTAAACACTGAGGAGGTTCCTGACTTTGAAAGGTCTTTTTTCAATAGGAACCCAACTGATGAAAAACCTCGATATCAGAGTTCAAGCAACCCACCTTCTAATTTTTCAGTCCCAGACAGGCACCAGACATACCTAAATCCAAAAGATCAACAAGCAATTATCCCCACAAGCTATGCAGTGAAACAAAATGTTCACAAGCCTAAAGAGATTCCTTCTCCCATTGACATGGAGAAACATGAGCCGATCAAAAAGTTTAAAGACAAAAGCATTAATTGTACCACAGTTCAGATGAGCATTGACAAAACGAGCAGTGTGGGGACTCAAACTGACCAGCACATTCTGGAGCTCAAGAAATGTAAAGACCTGTGTTCCTCCAATCAGAGCAAGTATGGTGAAAGGCATTCAATCAAGCAGTCAGATGAGGATTCAGAAATTGTTAGTGATGATATCAGCGACATTTTTAGGTTTCTGGATGACATGAGCATCTGTGGTTCTACAGGAGTTATACAATCCTCTTGTTACAACAGCACTGGATCCTTATCTCAGCTGAATAAATCAGACTGTGACAGCTCACCTGAGCACAACCTGGCCAAAATTGCCAATGGAAATACTGGCAATAAGATAGACAAGGGAGTCCGATCTGAAAAGGATACTCCTGAAGATGAGTTGAAGACAAGTGTTTGCAAACTAGTGCTTAGGATTGGtgagatagaaagaaaactggaatcTCTGTCAGGGGTCCGAGATGAAATCTCTCAAGTTTTAGGCAAATTAAACAGATTGGATCAAAAGATACAACAGCCTGAGAAAGTCAGTGTACAAATTGATCTGAATTCCTTAACGAGTGAGGTTCCATCTGATGACAGTACCTCCCCTCAAATATTCCATCCCCATAATGGCTCACATGGAAGCAAGTTGGAAAACAGTCCAGATTGGTGTTGTTCTGATGCTAGTGGAAGTAACAGTGAAAGCCTTCGAGTCAAGGCCTTAAAAAAGAGTCTGTTTACCAGAAGGTCCTCAAGGTCACTGACTGAAGAGAATAGTGCTACTGAGTCCAAAATAGCAAGCATTTCCAATTCTCCCAGAGACTGGAGGGCAATTACTTATACCAATGAGGTTGGACTTAatgaagaagagataaaagacagAGGGGCTGCAGAAAATAAGGACTGGCACAGAAAATCAAAAGAG GCAGACAGACAATATGAAATTCCTCAGCCCCACCGAATAGCTAAGCAGCCGAAAGATGGTTTCTTGGTGGAACAAGTCTTCAGTCCTCACCCCTACCCTTCATCACTCAAATCACACATGAAAAGCAATCCAATCTACACTGACATGAGACTGACTGAAATGGCTGAAGTCAAGCGAGTCCAGCCTTCTTGGACCATAGAAGAATACACAAGGAACTCTGGGGAAAAGGGGAAGCTGACAGCTCTGGATCTCCAG GAGCAAAGGCGCAGCTATGCCCTCAAAGTACGCGATAGGCCGTGGAGCCAACGGGGCTTCATCCACAGGGAAGTGAATGAATGCCCCTGTTTAGTTGCAGACACTGGAATGGAAGCAACAAAGGCTCGCACTGGGTTTTAG